The following proteins are encoded in a genomic region of Paenibacillus sp. FSL H3-0469:
- a CDS encoding DJ-1/PfpI family protein, whose protein sequence is MLNVQIVLFDGFDLLDAIAPYEVFCAAAMYAENSLHVELVTAERPRSVPSGINGLRIEASSRLDPERAGIILVPGASGDTEGDGPDSVPVLLRRAMETELTGMIGQALQHDDRIIATVCGGSLVLAMGGLLEGRPAVTNHLGMDLLGATGAVPVPARVVDDGNLVTGGGVTSGLDVALYLVERELGPRIAHAVEQLFEYERRGTVWKDTGINPSVNNSPASDELSTTVNKTAMNPASGTLHSNNTRPSLFDGNWDTTLATPIGKLGVKLSISTRNNKIYGTATQGDETSEFMNPVLQDNKLSWSLRITKPMRLNLKFEVGVNGDQILGIAKAGLLPASKLTGNRIS, encoded by the coding sequence ATGCTCAATGTTCAAATTGTGCTGTTTGACGGCTTCGACCTTCTGGATGCGATAGCCCCTTACGAGGTCTTCTGTGCTGCCGCTATGTATGCTGAGAATTCGTTACATGTAGAATTGGTCACCGCCGAGCGACCGAGATCTGTGCCTAGCGGCATTAACGGGTTGAGGATTGAAGCCAGCAGCAGACTGGACCCGGAACGGGCGGGCATCATTCTCGTACCTGGCGCGTCCGGGGATACCGAGGGGGATGGGCCCGATTCGGTTCCGGTTCTTCTGCGCCGGGCCATGGAGACCGAATTGACCGGCATGATCGGGCAGGCTCTCCAGCACGACGACAGGATAATCGCTACCGTCTGCGGCGGTTCACTGGTGCTTGCCATGGGCGGCCTTCTGGAAGGCAGACCGGCGGTAACGAATCATCTGGGCATGGACTTACTTGGTGCAACGGGTGCAGTTCCCGTCCCGGCTCGCGTTGTGGACGACGGCAATCTGGTGACCGGCGGCGGCGTAACTTCAGGACTGGATGTAGCGCTATATCTGGTGGAACGGGAGCTTGGGCCCCGTATCGCGCACGCGGTTGAACAATTATTCGAGTATGAACGTAGAGGCACAGTTTGGAAGGATACCGGCATAAATCCAAGCGTAAATAACTCACCGGCAAGCGATGAACTAAGCACCACGGTGAACAAAACAGCGATGAACCCCGCGTCCGGCACGCTACATAGCAATAACACGCGGCCATCGCTTTTTGATGGAAATTGGGATACTACGCTCGCTACGCCCATCGGGAAGCTGGGGGTCAAGCTCTCCATCTCCACAAGAAACAATAAGATCTACGGCACGGCGACGCAAGGAGATGAGACCAGCGAGTTTATGAACCCGGTGCTCCAAGATAACAAGCTGAGCTGGTCACTGCGAATTACCAAACCGATGCGCTTGAATCTCAAATTTGAAGTTGGTGTCAATGGAGATCAAATCCTTGGTATTGCAAAAGCGGGTCTTCTGCCTGCATCCAAATTAACAGGAAATCGAATTTCCTAG
- a CDS encoding response regulator transcription factor, with amino-acid sequence MSGSKTILVVDDDPDIVELLRDFLENDNFQVITACGTDQAWDIFKENPVHGIVLDIMMPGQNGFEFCRRIRGESQVPILFLSARSDDVDKIRGLTLGGDDYIVKTASPGEIVARVKAVLRRSASPQPLDDRVLDYGRIRLNLSTREVEVDGNIVALTPKEYELLRFFAEHPRHVFSYEQLLANFWNGVGDRHTIRVHLSRLREKIEADPNQPLFLVNVWGVGYRFEGG; translated from the coding sequence GTGAGCGGATCAAAGACGATTCTGGTGGTAGACGATGACCCGGATATTGTTGAATTATTAAGAGACTTTCTGGAGAATGACAACTTTCAAGTGATAACCGCTTGCGGAACCGATCAGGCGTGGGACATTTTTAAGGAAAACCCGGTGCATGGTATCGTTCTTGACATTATGATGCCGGGACAAAATGGATTTGAGTTTTGCCGCCGGATTCGTGGGGAGAGCCAGGTTCCGATCCTGTTCCTGAGTGCCCGCAGCGATGATGTGGATAAGATTCGTGGTCTGACGCTCGGAGGCGATGATTACATCGTCAAAACGGCTTCGCCGGGAGAGATCGTAGCCAGAGTGAAAGCCGTATTACGGCGTTCCGCTTCCCCGCAGCCATTGGACGACAGAGTCCTGGATTACGGACGCATCCGGTTAAACCTGTCCACAAGAGAAGTAGAAGTGGATGGAAATATTGTCGCGCTCACACCCAAGGAATATGAATTGCTGCGTTTTTTTGCCGAACACCCGAGACATGTATTTTCCTATGAACAATTACTGGCGAATTTCTGGAACGGGGTCGGCGACCGGCATACCATTCGGGTCCATCTTAGCCGGCTGCGTGAGAAAATCGAAGCAGATCCGAACCAGCCTCTATTCCTGGTCAACGTATGGGGCGTAGGTTATCGATTTGAGGGAGGGTAA
- a CDS encoding HAMP domain-containing sensor histidine kinase, which translates to MRSIRIRTFTMLCFCFILMLPWIFYVIAHFMETKTLSFEQGRLPSESLQRNISEITQRIEQGTDQWTDRDWQNQLYPALDEANMDVLIQSAAGQDIYRSNPERHGSKRSTERFSVIEEGQLLGRVILYYPQSNPIQVMAAFAGLLLALFVVGMEMRRFVLKPLEKLGNAARQMATGDWEVRLPISRVTEIAEVRDGFEAMVKGMEQSYRIQAELEEERRFVIAAVAHDLRTPLFALRGYLDGLEQGIAQTPEKMAQYVAVCKDKSAQLDRLVEDLFTFTKMEYMEPELNTETVHLNRVIRNSLDSLSPQARRRGISIAFHETDGCTIRGDIHLLERAMNNLLDNAVRHTAAGGDIEIQCNQAGDRVMFKIRDTGQGFTAEELERVFEPLYRGEASRSRSTGGSGLGLTISQRIIRQHGGGLAASNHPEGGAMLEGWLPAAAFKQQ; encoded by the coding sequence ATGAGGTCAATCCGCATTCGGACGTTTACTATGCTGTGCTTCTGTTTTATCCTCATGTTGCCGTGGATCTTCTATGTGATTGCCCACTTTATGGAAACTAAGACACTCAGCTTCGAGCAAGGCCGGCTGCCGAGCGAGTCCCTGCAGCGCAATATATCTGAAATAACGCAACGAATTGAACAGGGCACAGACCAATGGACGGATCGGGATTGGCAAAACCAATTGTATCCCGCGCTGGATGAAGCAAACATGGATGTGCTTATTCAATCTGCAGCAGGACAGGACATTTATCGTTCCAATCCCGAGCGGCATGGCTCCAAGCGGTCAACCGAGCGTTTCTCCGTCATCGAGGAGGGTCAATTGCTGGGAAGGGTTATTCTGTACTACCCTCAATCCAATCCAATTCAAGTGATGGCGGCTTTTGCCGGACTGCTGCTTGCGCTCTTTGTTGTCGGAATGGAAATGAGGCGATTCGTGCTCAAACCACTAGAGAAGCTGGGCAATGCAGCAAGACAAATGGCAACAGGGGATTGGGAGGTTCGGTTACCCATATCCAGAGTCACCGAAATCGCTGAAGTCCGCGATGGCTTCGAGGCTATGGTCAAGGGAATGGAGCAGTCCTACCGAATACAGGCTGAACTGGAAGAGGAGCGCCGGTTCGTCATCGCGGCTGTTGCGCATGATTTACGGACCCCGTTGTTCGCTTTGCGCGGCTACCTGGATGGTCTGGAGCAGGGGATCGCACAAACTCCCGAGAAAATGGCACAATACGTGGCGGTTTGCAAGGATAAATCCGCTCAATTGGACCGTTTGGTAGAGGATCTGTTCACCTTCACCAAAATGGAGTATATGGAGCCGGAGCTAAACACGGAAACGGTTCATTTGAACCGGGTAATCCGCAATTCGTTAGACAGTCTGAGCCCTCAGGCCAGGCGGAGAGGAATATCCATCGCATTCCATGAAACAGATGGCTGCACCATCCGCGGAGATATACATTTATTAGAGCGGGCCATGAACAATCTTCTGGATAATGCCGTAAGACACACAGCGGCGGGCGGGGATATCGAGATCCAATGTAACCAAGCAGGGGATAGGGTCATGTTTAAGATACGCGATACCGGGCAGGGCTTCACTGCGGAAGAACTTGAGCGTGTTTTTGAACCCCTATACCGAGGGGAAGCATCCAGAAGCCGTTCAACCGGCGGCAGCGGATTAGGCTTAACCATTTCACAAAGGATTATCAGGCAGCACGGAGGCGGACTTGCCGCAAGCAATCATCCGGAAGGCGGAGCAATGCTTGAAGGATGGTTACCTGCAGCAGCGTTCAAGCAACAATAA
- a CDS encoding LacI family DNA-binding transcriptional regulator, whose translation MSARIKDVAERAGVSVTSVSRVLNSEKYISQKILDKVNQAIKELNYTPSQIARSLKKQKTDTIGVIVPDLTNYFCSTILSIIEESASEYGYNLIVCNIAENLDKELKYLHALQEMRVDGIIIMHQKFDERILSFIECAAMPILFSCVRSPLQGRFSVLINDYQAALDATEYLIGLGHRRIAFLGGDLEDITAGYSRYQGYLDALSKSAIPLNPDFIRFGNYKQESGRLMMQELLEQQERPTVVFAVSDDMAVGAMNCILDYGLRIPEDISVMGFDDSLFAEAVRPMLTSMQQPVRELGRTSLEYLHNLIQNGSEPDCKEVYLPHRIMERASCRRI comes from the coding sequence ATGAGCGCAAGAATTAAAGATGTAGCTGAACGGGCCGGTGTATCTGTTACTAGTGTGTCCCGGGTTCTGAATAGTGAGAAATATATTAGCCAGAAGATTCTGGATAAGGTGAATCAGGCGATCAAGGAATTGAACTACACCCCAAGCCAGATTGCCCGCAGTTTAAAAAAGCAGAAAACGGATACCATTGGTGTCATCGTTCCCGATCTGACAAATTATTTCTGCTCAACAATATTAAGCATTATTGAAGAGAGTGCCAGTGAGTATGGCTATAATCTGATCGTCTGCAATATTGCCGAGAATCTGGATAAGGAATTGAAGTATCTGCACGCCCTGCAGGAGATGAGGGTAGACGGGATCATCATCATGCACCAAAAGTTTGACGAACGGATCCTGTCTTTTATAGAATGCGCCGCTATGCCAATCTTATTTTCTTGTGTCCGCTCTCCGCTGCAGGGCAGGTTCTCTGTGCTAATTAATGACTATCAGGCGGCGCTGGATGCCACGGAATATCTCATCGGATTAGGCCATCGCCGGATTGCCTTCCTGGGCGGAGATCTGGAGGATATAACGGCTGGCTACAGCCGGTATCAAGGATATTTGGATGCGCTGAGCAAATCCGCTATTCCGCTTAATCCCGATTTTATCAGGTTCGGCAACTATAAGCAGGAGAGCGGACGATTAATGATGCAGGAGCTGTTAGAGCAGCAAGAGCGGCCTACTGTTGTTTTTGCCGTCAGTGACGATATGGCAGTAGGCGCGATGAACTGTATCCTTGATTACGGGCTTCGCATTCCTGAAGATATCTCTGTCATGGGATTTGACGACAGTCTCTTCGCCGAAGCCGTGAGGCCCATGCTTACTTCAATGCAGCAGCCTGTCCGGGAGCTCGGAAGAACTTCACTTGAATATCTGCACAATTTAATTCAAAACGGGAGTGAACCTGACTGTAAAGAAGTATACCTGCCGCACCGGATCATGGAGCGGGCCAGTTGCCGCAGAATATAA